Proteins encoded by one window of Channa argus isolate prfri chromosome 1, Channa argus male v1.0, whole genome shotgun sequence:
- the nrsn1l gene encoding neurensin 1-like, whose protein sequence is MPLRSEACVSGSGGESSGSEAGSSCLQFGVRSYLHHFYEECSASMWERDPEDWGLFESQRSALWWNSAVWKVSLSLGLLILTAGICSLSVAYSTPHKIESFGEGELFFVDTQAVSFNKVLHISTAAGIGLSCLGSVLAAMGIVVWILPRANLKERLYHRSGDMEQCGVSGSKWRAFKHSRDVITKPPGVVKGKIPLTMSK, encoded by the exons ATGCCACTGCGCTCCGAGGCCTGTGTCTCTGGCTCAGGAGGAGAATCTTCCGGTAGTGAG GCGGGTTCTAGCTGTCTTCAGTTTGGTGTTCGCTCCTATCTGCACCACTTCTATGAGGAGTGCTCAGCTTCTATGTGGGAGAGAGACCCAGAAGACTGGGGGTTATTCGAGAGCCAGAGGTCAGCCCTGTGGTGGAACTCAGCAGTCTGGAAG GTGTCCTTGTCTTTGGGTCTCCTCATCCTGACTGCAGGCATTTGCAGCCTCTCAGTTGCCTACTCCACTCCCCATAAAATAGAGTCATTTGGAGAAGGAGAGTTGTTCTTTGTGGACACCCAGGCCGTCAGCTTCAACAAGGTGCTTCACATCAGCACTGCTGCTGGAATCGGGCTCTCCTGCCTCGGTTCGGTTCTCGCAGCCATGGGTATTGTTGTTTGGATCCTTCCTAGGGCCAACTTGAAAGAGAGGCTGTACCACAGATCTGGGGACATGGAGCAATGTGGAGTGTCCGGGTCAAAGTGGAGGGCATTTAAGCACTCTAGGGATGTAATTACTAAGCCACCAGGTGTAGTGAAGGGAAAGATCCCTCTCacaatgtcaaagtaa